The DNA window TATTCACAACAATAGATTTAGCTTCTGGATTTTGGCAAATACCTATGTCTAAAAATGATGCTCCTAAAACAGCTTTCAGCTTACTCACTGGAGAACACTATTAATTTAAAGTTCTTCCTTTTGGATTACGTAATGCACCTGCAACTATGCAGCGACTTTTGGATAACTTATTGGCAGGTATGAAAGGTAATGAAGCCTTAGTGTACCTTGATGATATAATTATCTTTTCCCAAACAATGGAACAGCATGCATGTCGGCTGAGACAAGtatttcaaaaactaaaatcagcaaatttattcattcaaggaTGGAAATGCAGGTTTGCCGAATCGCAAGTAGAATATCTTGGACATCTGATCTCAGGAGAAGGGATAAGTCCTAACCCTAAAAAGATAAAAAGTGTACAGGAATTTAAAACACCTACAAATACAACTGACATCAAATCCTTTCTTGGATTAGTGGGATATTATTGTAGACACATAGATAAGTTCGCCGAAATCGCTCAACCTTTagttaaattattgaaaaaaaatacaaaatttatctGGGAAAAACCTCAAGTTCATGCTTCTCAAGAATTAAAGATTGCTTTATGTAATAGCCCAGTTTTGAAATACCCAGATTCCAGTAAACCGTTCATACTGAGTGTAGATGCATCACAATCGTGTTTGGGTGCCGTACTTTCACAGAAGTGGGGAGAAAATGAGCATCCTGTTGCCTATGCAAGTAGAACTCTAAATCGCGCGGAAACTAATTATTCTGCGACCGAACGTGAGTTACTTTCTTTAGTATGGAGTACAAAACAGTTTTGTTGTTACCTATTTGGTCGTAATTCATTGTTATCACAGATCAAGCTCCGCTTAAatggctattgagtttgaaagaCCCCACATCTCGATTAGCGAGATGGGCCCTTCGATTATCAGAATTTGAATTCGAAATTCATCATAAACCCGGTAAGACCACGGTAATGCCGATGGTTTAGGCCGTTCTCTTCGATTCTTAACCACTCAAGATGATCAGATAATTGATAAAGAATTATTAAAATCAGTCCAACGTAAAGACAAATATTGCTCTCAacaaattaaaacaataattgaaaatggagAGGAAAATGACAATTACCTGTTGGATAATGATGACATTCTTTATAAAAGAGATAAACATGAAACAACAAGTAATCCATTGAAGCTTGTAATACCCTCTGATCTTACAAATAGAATAATACGATTTCATCATGCTACTAAATTCTCAGCCCATCAAGGAATACATAAGACATATTCCACGctaaaatcattatattattggCCAGGAATGAAAAATGACATAcaaacttttattcaaaattgcatATCCTGTCAGGAACGTAAATCTGACGGACATAGAAAAGTACCTTTAGTTATCTTCAATCCTGTCCATGAACCCTTTGAAATGGTATCATTGGATATAACCGGTCCTCACCCCATCAGTGACAATAAGAATAAGTATATACTTACTTTTATTGATTATATGACCCGTTATTGTGAAGCTATACCCATTAAAGATCAAACAGCAGAAACAGTATCAAAAGAATTTGTAACCCGTATCATAACAAAATATGGAGTACCACAAAAATTGCTTACCGATTTAGGGAAGAATTTTATCTCAGATTTATTTAAAGGAACTTGCAAACTTTCAGGAGTAAGGAAATTGAATACTACCGGTTATCGACCAGAAACCAATGGTTTAATTGAAAAATGGCATCGAACTTTGAATGATATGTTATCACATTTCGTTCAACGTAACGGAAAAGATTGGGATACTTATGTTCCATATGTTTGTATGGCTTATAATAGTACAAAGCATAGTGTAACTGGATACAGTCCATACTATTTATTACATGGTCGTAAAATGCGACTACCATCCGAATCATGCATCGAACCAAATATTGATCCAAATGGAACTGATTACCCTATTGATAGCCGAGTAgacgatttaaaaaaaaaattattagatgCTTATAAGATTGCCAGTGAAAGGACACAACAGACGCgatgtaaaaataaaatctattatgatACAGGTAAGAAGCATGTAGAGTACAAAATTGGAGATTCAGTAATGGTTTATCAACCGTCACTCCGACGTGGTCCTAAAAGAAAATTCGCTAAACAATGGATGGGTCCATATAAagttattgaaaagaaaaaccagtacaattaaaaaataagaattggaAGTAAACATGTAATGTTTCATGCTAACCGATTAAAACGAAGTTTTGATCAGGCTAGACTATCATCCCGAAAACAACGAGGCCAAACAGTTAAAAACTCCGATAACAATATTCAAGAATTAAGCACACATCCAAATTTATCGTTTGATAATTTGACACAAATGTCTGACAAAGTCACAGGAAATCCTGTAGTTGTTTGTGAAAATCAACAAAGAACTGATATTGAATGGTGATTCAAATAGCTCAGTAGCTAAAGAAATAATTTCAGATAATAATTCTGAggaaattttagaaaataatattgaagtcTCTATAAATGATAATGGAAATGACATTGAAATCGCGGTGGAAAATGCATCGCAGAATGAATCACTTAGGCCTCAACGTAACCGACGTTTACCATCTCATCTAAATGATTACGTCATggattaattaaaaaaaatataggcATATTTAGAAATATAGGATTAATTGGGAAAcctaggaaaaataaatataggaatataatatataagtatGCTTCATTATACATTATCTAACACATTTCACGTTAGCCCACttgtatttcatattaatttttaGATCTTAGgaattttctttctctcttttgttCTAGGATTCCTCCTCTTATTCCATGTGATGATAGGACAAGGAAATGAGTTTTGTAACGAAAAACAATGTCTCTTGAAATCGGGTTTGGTTTTCTTAAAAGAGGACGATATTTTGATTACCGGTGACAAATGGACAGTAGTAGTCAATATATATGTACAAGAGTATCATACGGTTATTTCTTCGGCAAGAGATGCAATACGTATGCTTGATGTTGAAGCCGAGAAAGAAGCTACATCTGATGACTTGTTGATGTATGTTCGTTCATCAGAAATCAATAGGATTCGACGCATAGTTGACCATCTGAGTAGTGAAATTGAATCATTCGAATTAATGTTGCCAGTAGAATCTCAAGTAAACAACACAAGATTTAAACGTGGTTTGATTAACGCTGGAGGTATTTTGTTAAAAGTATTATTCGGTACGTTATCTGATGATGATTTAGTTCAACTGAACACTAAAATTTCTCAAATTGAGGGACAGTCACAGGTTATAACGCATTTGGTTGATGAATTAACTGTAGTCAAAAATATCGATCAAGACGTTCATAGTCatggtattatattgaatgaaacacTTGATCTTCTGGAAACCGTTTTAGAAAATGCTAGTCAAACTAATCTTAGCATTTGGTCAGAATTACAACTGGTAGAACAAGCTCTTGGCAAGCAACACGCTGTTAATTCTTTAATGAGAGAGCTTGAACTTTCGTTACTTCAAGTCCAAAAAGAACTTTTAGAATTACGACAATCTTTAGAAGACACCTCTGCAGGTAAATTAAGCTCTTTGTTGGTCCCACCACAAAACTTATCTTTGATTATGCAGCAAGTAGTTGGTAAATTACCAACCGGGTTGTCGTTATTGACAACTACGGAAATCGatcaaatttatgaatattatcattttgtaaCCGTGCACGCTGTCTCTACTATCACTGGAATTTGCCTTTCCCTTGATATCCCTCTCAAATCTCCTAACCGCTACTTTACTCTTTACTCTATTCAACCTATACCTTTTTATGACACACTTAGCGATAAATACATAGTGACAAAGGTGCAAGAAGACTATTTAGCCGTATCCTACGACAGACAACGGTACGTCACAATGACTCACAGTGATGTAAACAAGTGTGTAAGAGGACTATATACATTGTGCCCTCTGGACTTACCAGTCATGCTCCATTCGAACAGTTGTGTATACCACATGTTTATCGGTGATGAACAATTGGTGCAAAGATACTGCGAGAAGTTTGTTATATCTGGACAATTCGAACCGTTTCTATACAAAATCAAAGAAACAAACGACTGGATCTACAGTGTAAGCGAGCCTACTCGTATTGTGCGCAAGTGCTCGTTAGCTGAACCACATTCAAGCGAGACTATACAAGGATTAGGGATACTGCAGAACGTTCAGAATTGTTACGTACATTCGGACAAATTCGTGTTACTACCATCAACTTCTGGTACCACTAACGTTGACATGAACCGAACATCAATCATTATTCCCGTTGTGAGTGAGATATTCGACCATGAAGAAAGACAACTTCTTCAAAAACTATCCAATGTATCAAGTGATAAGTCTAAAATTCATAATCTACAACAGCAACTCCAAGCGACCTCGACAGGTGTCTCTATCCATGACTTGGCTCATGAAGTGGAGGCCGCAGAACTTCAATTTGGGAAGACAATGTCCCACAGACCGGCCGACTCCACATCATTCATCCTTATGGCACTTGTTTCGATACTATTCCTCGTAACTATACTGACTGGAGTTACGATGTATCACACTCGAAAGATATGGCGTCACAACCCATCTTGCGAGGATGGCTTGCAAGTCGACATTCTGCAGGCATCTACTGCATCTCCAAGCTGCTCGATGACACAGCAAACGACGCCAGAGACCCCGCAGGTGACCGTGCGATACGCTAAACCAGGAAAAGTAACCATCTGAACTCAAGACAATATTGCAAACAAACTCATTGTGTGACACAGAGAATGAACAAATAACATTATAAAAACTTACCTCATTTATGCTATTTTAGTAGAGAAGGATTGTGGGAACcgactgacttttttgctcgagatccccctcccccctctcccccctcgcccatccctcctccccttccccccgcctgtagggcggggggtgttctaaaaatagatttccccttccccctgtccagtggaggtgagggggagagagagagagggagatatatctttctctctctttctaaaaatagatttccccttccccctgtccagtggaggtgaggggggtaagatatctctctctctctctctccaggtgagggaaaaaaatttcccttttaggaggaaaaattccctctctctctctactgtcaaattgaagtgaattcatatttctacatctaatgctgtactgacagattgaggtgaatcctaaagatgtgggggaaaaaatctctttgagaaattcctttggtgtcaaattaaagtgaattcatatttctacatctaatgctatagtgacaaattgaagtgaatccatttcacTCTACTACGATGACGATAGAGATAGggatctccttcttttactagTGCCATCTCTTTCCTGCACCCTTTCCGAAAggaaaggagataagaatcaattgagaaattctctcccagtatagatgagagggaaaaattcccttggtgacagattaaagtgaatccatattactctaatccaaagtgaggtcaatgactctctctatatctaattgaattgagaaattctctctcatctaatgctataaatctctacgttcttttacattttttatctgcaatatcgtacaagcatttccaaagttcatcggaatttttaacaacagataatgacaaatcatttgtacaatcataatgtagatgaccgctgtctagaatattgagcagttcgaaaatctcagatagaatcgaaaagtgtacattttctgtttttgttaacggtaaatcaacatcttgacatcctgttgaaaatttaatattcttcgcaattgaatcaaattcattaaatgaaattgacatcaagagacgagataattttttgaattttgaaaaaccataacactgcatcttGCAGATGTTTGACGTGAGTCGAATGAGGGGGAAAgaattctaaattgatgagatgcacgtgttatagacgcgcgtgcactaaagattaccccacacgtgctgtctgctctagctctaaattgatgagatgcacgtgttataggcgcacgtgcactaaagattaccccacacgtggtgtctgctctagctctaagcagcaactaaactaaaaaacgtgaatgggatatcggaatgaaaaatcgtttgaaggcagaaaacgtttatttacacatttcactacaacaatacataacttcatcttcaattctaattagcttatctatacataaattatgaggacgataataacatagatagtctcttatatcatttaaattcaccgtgcttagaaaaatgtctctcaattgcttcgccaaactataattttcaggagttgatttcctaattgcactttcacactcacgtgttgaaatcttcttataagccgccgatgtcgatccaactcctggtggtcctggaatatggtagccggaatcgtctcttccaaggggttacaaattatttgaaattgaaaatgacttctgctttataagagcatcacaaagtcctttaagaaatttaatgattcaatctaactttagcttttacaagttatagcaaggtattacgctctaaaatatttagggacctctcatggtggcatttggctggcgactCTCGGTTCTCCTTCCTCAATTctacaattcttatttccgactttcaaattaacataaaatttgaatatcctagtcctccgccatttaaggttcaaatagatcgtacaaaaatatcaaattattacttaggttgtgtgtttaataatttctttgcgtCCGGGCCATctctataacatagactatacaataatttaacataaatcccaaacatttatagaaatatatataaatatttttgaattggcatactattgccacctattaactgccattgtgctattggtgcatgcaaattgtttcagtattcatgcgcttgtaaacctcctatttcctgaatacacttaattatttttattacgttttttaagtatgctctctacatgctagttaatattctatacactaatatttattttatgcttcctaatagttagccacgtgaccattTGTTCTTTCAAATCGCATACCATTTTGCTGCAATAGATCTttgccaaggggtttggtcagattctatgtTGCTCGattcggtcgatcgttaggtcgccgatcactgaatgtatatacctaacctcaaccttcaaaatattttatataataatatatttattagcaaaaaattctttcaattcctttttaggttattgtaccgtttagccagaacaagctgatgctatctaatctttatttttatctcattggcgatattagccagttattttactcagacctattcatacttcagctagggatttttatctacccaaatttcaaatactttacacgcgcccctggatttgaattcaaaatatttgagaatcacaatgtttttaatgaaaatccacccttcaatacatcaatattttccatactttatttataaattatactctcagacTTTTATCACAATTTGCAGATCTATCTGCTGCACCTCCTTTAGACCTCTATCacatacaataacaaattctcctcctcaacacacaaaAAATATCCTAAATATAATCCCCTAGACACATTCCTCCTTGCAACGCTTAgaacatagtatttttaaattcgccgctcgcagggccgccaacctaactacacacatttcttgattctcataattgattcttttcagacaataatttcgatgtacaaaacttctgggcttatattttatagtaattcctaggtcttaatatgaataattttctatacatcaggtacaatacttttctttttcttttgctaatggctcttttgTTTTGGGTAACTAGCATTCACTTTGGGTCTTTTCGGTAACAAACATGGCATAACTaacggtaataaatataaaatatataaataaatatactaacactgataaatatgataaataacagtaataaataacatttttgggttacagtacttctttttataatccTATGTTGAGCACTACATTTGATTCgggtggctttggccagctgacTGCTTGTTCTACATTTATACTGCTTACGTCATAACTGGTTGTCGAAACTCGCAAATAACCTAATTGCTCAatttttctctttaaaggtaatttacaaattttaaatattctatccccgcttgtgtccttttttatttgatgtaactaatttaattacataattaaaaattattcttttgcttGTTGCAGGCTTTGGACAGTTGGGAGAAATAAAAACATTGGATTACTGCCATGCGGTCCAACTCAATATCAAATTTATCATGATAGGTCAGTAATTCtttgatagtggtgttttccttgattacttatcatatttatttcaaattctgtgatatggtttaatattggctacattttcccaccaaacaatgtgcATATTCTCATTCTCTTGCAACTGGACTGTGTTGTGATGCAATATGGCTACAATAGTGAATGgccatgaataaattaaaaagaatttacgagttactttctccaaagcatttgataaatGTGGCTCTTCactaaaacttcatctccaatattatatgaaaatattttatatgctcGGTCGTGAAATCTCTTTCTACTACTTGCCTTCTGCTCCAGCTTCAATCTTACTAGATGATGGATACTAGGTTTTGTTATCTTGTTTACTTCtgagcttggaaaatcaattaactTTTCGATAAATGTAGTGTTTCTTTTACCGAATAT is part of the Nilaparvata lugens isolate BPH chromosome Y, ASM1435652v1, whole genome shotgun sequence genome and encodes:
- the LOC120355274 gene encoding uncharacterized protein LOC120355274 — encoded protein: MLWCNTGLQGFLLLFHVMIGQGNEFCNEKQCLLKSGLVFLKEDDILITGDKWTVVVNIYVQEYHTVISSARDAIRMLDVEAEKEATSDDLLMYVRSSEINRIRRIVDHLSSEIESFELMLPVESQVNNTRFKRGLINAGGILLKVLFGTLSDDDLVQLNTKISQIEGQSQVITHLVDELTVVKNIDQDVHSHGIILNETLDLLETVLENASQTNLSIWSELQLVEQALGKQHAVNSLMRELELSLLQVQKELLELRQSLEDTSAGKLSSLLVPPQNLSLIMQQVVGKLPTGLSLLTTTEIDQIYEYYHFVTVHAVSTITGICLSLDIPLKSPNRYFTLYSIQPIPFYDTLSDKYIVTKVQEDYLAVSYDRQRYVTMTHSDVNKCVRGLYTLCPLDLPVMLHSNSCVYHMFIGDEQLVQRYCEKFVISGQFEPFLYKIKETNDWIYSVSEPTRIVRKCSLAEPHSSETIQGLGILQNVQNCYVHSDKFVLLPSTSGTTNVDMNRTSIIIPVVSEIFDHEERQLLQKLSNVSSDKSKIHNLQQQLQATSTGVSIHDLAHEVEAAELQFGKTMSHRPADSTSFILMALVSILFLVTILTGVTMYHTRKIWRHNPSCEDGLQVDILQASTASPSCSMTQQTTPETPQVTVRYAKPGKVTI